GCGGTGAAGAACCTTGCTGGGTTCACTCGATCTTTACTATCATGTTGGAACCATTCCTCTAGATAGTTTTGTTTATTGAGTTTAATCTCGGATGAGACAATTTGCATTCGGTCTTTTCGGCTCAAATCATTCAGGAGAATTTTGGCTTTTAACTTTTTCACAAGCTCTGGCAAAATCAGTTTCGCATCACCTTGGATGGTCACTTTTGCCGGATAATTTGCGTTAAATACATTGGGGTTGATGTCTATATGGATTAAATTTTTAGGGACTGTCACTCCGAAACTAGCTGTCGCAATTTCAGCAAAACGAGTTCCTACTGCGAGTAAACAATCACATTCCGAAAAAGCCTTTGTGGCTGCTGGAACGGCAGCAGGACCAAAACTCATTCCGCAATGCAATGGGTGGTTGGCTGGGAATGCACTTAGTCCCTGTAAGGTGGTGGCCACTGGTGCACCTATTAGTTCCGCAATTTCTACACTAGAATCTGCTGCATCTACTGCCCCCCATCCAAGAAACAATCCTGGTGATTTCGCCTTACATAATAACTCAACAGCTTCATCGAGACTTGATTCAGAAAACGTAAGGGTAGTTATATTTTTTTCTTTGCAATATTCTTCATAACTTGGTAAATTTTCCACTTCACCCGTGTAGAGTTGGATATTTACCGGAATCTCCACAAATACTGGTCCTGGCTCTCCACTAACAGCAATTTGATAAGCTTCGTAAAGCGTTTTTACTACTTCCTCTTGTGTATTCACTTTGAAGGTTTTTTTTGTTATGGGTTTGAGTAGGGTATGTTGGTCCATATCATGTAATTGATATTTAAATTGGGAATCACTTCTGACTCCACCAGCAATGACGAGCATCGGAATCCCATCTAAAAAAGCTTCGCCAATCCCACTGGCCGCATGAGTCACACCTGCTGCTGGCACGATGACAACTGTCCCAATAGAATCACTCGTGCGACTGATGGCATCAGCCATAAACGCGCCACAACCCTCGTGGGTCACGAGCATCGGTTGGATTGAATCAGAATTATTTAACTCATCATAAATTTCAGTATTGTGAACTCCTGGAATGCCAAAGGTATAACGAACTCCAATTTGTTCCAAAGCATATCTTACTAACCAAGCACCTGTTTTTTTCATATTAATACTCCTCTAATTTGTTTTGTTTTTTATGAAAGGTTTTCATGGATCGACTTAGCGGCTGCTCTTGCAGTGAGTATACATCCTGATAAAAAAGTTCCTTCTAAAGATTTAAAACCACTAGCACCACCACCCCCAAATCCTGCGGCTTCACCAACTGCGTACAAACCATCGATAGGAGCACCTAACTTGTCCAATACGCGGCTTTGTAAATCGGTTTGAATCCCACCTAAACTTTTTCTTGTAATTAATCGGAGTTTAATGGCAATGAGAGGACCTGCACTTGGATCAAGAATCGGTTTTGGCGCGCAAGTGCGGAACTTATCAGAACGCCAAGACCTAGCATGTAGGATTCGTCTTAATTGATCATCATTCCATTGTCCTTTCCCACGTTTGATCACATCATCATATTGAGTGATTTCTTGTTTTAAAACTTCATAATTGATGGACTGGTCGCCATTTAATTGATTCATTTTATCAACTAATTCATGTAAGTTCTTTGCCACGATGAAATGATCACTTTCTTTTTGTAACTGGCGTATCAGACGGTGGTTACCAAGTAAAATTTCCTTTAGGAAAGAAACCAACTTTCGGTCACGGATCATCGGGTTATGTTCCGAACCGGAAACTGCTAGTTCCTTGGCAGCAATTCTCCAGTTGAGTAATTGCCAAGTATGGGGTTTTTCTAGTTGAGAGATACGTCGACAAAGTTCATTGGTATCAAATCCTGTCATCATAGGTTCGGGTCCAATTCGACGACCCGAATGATCCAACCATAAAGCTGACTTACAAGGGATCAAACTGAGTCCATGTGCTTCAAATTGCGGTTTTGGATTGGGAATCCCTGCGGCATAATTCCACATTTTATCTAGATGTGTTAGATTGCCCCCATGCCGACTCACGGCTTCATGAACCAAACCATCCGCATAGGGATGGGAACCGTTCAGCATTTCTTTCGGTGCTTGCCCCCAAGGTTTGTACCAGTGTTCTCTTACTTTATCCAAACAACCTGTGATCCCACCAGTTGCTACAATCACATGATCTGCATAAAATAATAGATCTTTACTCTCCGTTTTTTCTTGTTCGGCGATGCAACCAACAATCCTTCCATTTTCTTTGATTAAATCAGTAACTTTGTGTTCAAAAAGATATTTTAATTTTCCATTTTGAAGATATTTCTTTAATAATTCTTCAAATCTTTCTACGAGCCTGTACCCTGTTCCCCAAAGAACATGATAACGAGGAACGGAATTTCCTCTATGGTATAATCCGCGTTCTACCCAATTGACTACGGGAAAAAAATTCAGATCAAGGTTTGCAAGCCAATGATACACTTGCCCCACACTTTCGTGAACATATTGTTCAGCCCATTTTTTTGGTAAAACATCGTCTGCTCCAAAATTGGCAAAAGAGTTCCAATCTTCCAAAGCAATTGCGGGAGTATCTTTGATTCCAAGACGTTTTTGCAGTGGAGTTCCTACTAGGGCCATACCACCAAACGATAATTTTGCGAGACCGCCGAAATGTTCCTCGGTATTTCTTTCAATAATTAAAACAGATTTCCCTTGGTTTAGACATTCATATGCCGCCACCAAACCAGCGATTCCCGCTCCGACTATAATGACATCGCTTCTTTTTACGACCACTACCAGACCCTCCATCTTCTTATGAAGCATTTTATAAAATTTTGAATGATTATAAAATGAATCGTAATTTTTGATTCATCGAGACATATTTATAACACAATGTACACAGTATCTTTTTAAAATAAACAAAGGCGACTTAAATTTTTAAAATTTAATAAATTCAAATATTAGAATGAATATAAGATTCAAACGATGGTTTTATAAATTATAATTATTATTAGAATAGTTCGAATATTGTTTATGTTTTTTGTCATTTATCAATTGTTAGTATAATTTTCTTAATTAAAAATACTGTGCTTATTTTCTTTGATGTTTCCTTTGGCTCTGATTATAGATGAGTTATTTTTTTTGGATCATTAATTCGAGATCGAAATCATAAAAATGGTGTTTGCGTTTTTATTTATATAGTTAACGAGAGTTATGTTTTTTTTGTTATCTCTTGGTTTTGCTAAGAAGAGAGGTCGTTTTTTAGAAATTCCTGGAAAAAACTAGAAACTTGAGTTCGGAAGTCGTGTTAGCTGAGGAAAACTCCCCTCTAGGGAACTTATTTTTTTTGAATATCTCTAAAAAAAGAATTTCCAAGTCCTGTCAGCTAGAGATAAATATCTGATAGTTTTAACATATTTTCATATTCGTTCGTTCATTTTTCATTCTTTCTAGATTCAATATTTAGTTTGGAGCATCGGTATGAGTTTTCAGGTTAAAATCCCACAAAACACCACTTTATCGATTAAAACCGACCTTGCGGGTAAAATCGTGTCTGTTAACGAAGATTTGCTGAGATTCAGTGAATTTGAACTGAATGAGTTATTGGGTCAGTCCTTTCAAAAGATACAACATCCTGAAACTCCTGAATCCATATACATAAACATTCAGAAAACCTTAAAATCGAATGAACCTTGGAATGGCTTTTTGAAAAATCAAACCAAGTCGGGAAATTATTTTTGGGCTAATACAACCATAACACCTTATTACGATACCGAAGGAAATACTTTGGGGTATATGTATGTCATAAGGTCGGCTTCAGAAAGGCAAATCACAGAGGGTGAACGTTTCTATTTAAATCCCGAGACAATAGAAGCTGGTTTTAGTTTGAATCCGCAAAAAATATTATATAAGTTTAAAATAAAGACCAAACTTCTCTTTGTGTTTGGTCTTATGGCGATCCTCATGTTGGTTTTGGGTATCAATTTGATTTTAATTAAAAACCAGGAATATGAAGGAGCTTTTAACCGACTCAAAGGAGCAGAATACAATTTAAGTTTAGCAAAACTAATGCGGCTTACCGCAAAACACCGTGGCTTTATGGCTCGAGTTTTGAGTGGAGATCTCACAGCCAAAGAAGGTGCTGTCGCTATTGAAAAGGAACTAGAAGTCGCTTTTAAAGTGTTTTTAGATTTAAATGAGACGGAAGGAAATCGTTTTCAGGTTTATGAATTGTCCATAGAAATATTCAAAAATTGGAATCATCTAAGAGATATCAACGCAAACTTAACGACAAAGGAAAGTTATAAAGAACATGTTAGCCTGATTAAAAAAATGTTAAATGTAAATAATGAAGTAGGTGAGTCTTCGGGATTGTTTTTAGATCCAGATAAAGATACTTACTTTATGATCGATGTATCTTTGACCAAGTTACCATATTTAGCTGAAAAACTGGGACAACTTCGGGGAACTGGACTTGCTTATTTGGTGAAAGGAGTGAACGCAGATCCGTCAGAAAAAAATTTGATCCAAGAGATCATGGGATCTGTTTTAGGTCATTTTGAATCCATTGCCGTCAGTATGTCATCAATTACCAAGTTCAATCCTGATAGCAAAACGATTGTGGATGCATACAAACATGCGGAAGGAGACTTCCCTAGTTTACGTGAACTGATTCAATCTAGAATCATCAAAGAAAAAATACCAACAGTAAAACCCCTTGAATATTACAATGCGACAACGAATTTGGTGGATCAAATCTTTAATGTAAACGAACTCATATCCAAACAACTCTCAGAGAAGTTTACAGAGAGAGCCAATCTTGCAAAAAATTCTGCCAGGGCCATCCTTGTTCTTACTTCAGTGACCTTAGTTTTATTAGTGATTCTCCAATATCTAATTATTCAAAGCATTATGTCCGTGATTAGAAATAGTACAAATATCATTAGCCAGATCGTACGTGGTTCAGGGGAATTAAAAGAAAACTTGGATTATGGAATTAACGATGAAATCGGAGGCCTTCTCAAGTGGATGGGAGTTTTCATCTTAAATATAACTGAGATTGTATTTGTTCTGAGACAAGTATCTGGTGAGTTATCCGACAAATCAAAAGGTGCAGCAAGTTTAGTTCGTAATTATTCGGTAACAACGCAAGACCAAGCCGCCTCAACAGAAGAAACATCTGCTGCCACCGAAGAGTTGGCGGCTTCCGTTGAGAATGTTTTTGTTAGTATTTCTGCACAAGCAGATCACTTGAAAGAAATCGAAAAAGTAACTTTAGATTTTAAAATGGCAATGTCTGAGGTTGCTAATGCAATGATGGCAATGACCAATCTTACAGAAGAATTTTATAAAAAGGCAAACGATGGGATGTTAACAACAAAAGATACAGCAGATTCAATTTATGTTGTAAATAAAAAAGCAGAACTCATTGATGAAGTTGTAATTATTATCAACGAGATTTCGGAGAGAACTAATTTACTTGCACTCAATGCCTCAATCGAAGCTGCAAGGGCTGGTGAACTCGGCCGAGGGTTTGCAGTGGTTGCACAAGAAATTGGAAAACTTGCAGAACAAACGGCTCTTAACACAAGAAATATCCAATCGCTAACCACCGATACAAAAGATGCTATCAAAACAAGTGTTGGCCTAATGAAAAATACGGAAGAAAGTTTTCTTGATCTATTAAACAATATTTCTAAAATCCAAGAAACGGCGAAACTCGTGAGGATAGCTCAGGACAAACAAACTTCGGATACCAATCGGATCGTGGAGTCAGTGCATAGGATCAATGAAAATTCTCTTCAGATTCTGAGCGCCGCTTCTCAAGAGAGAATAGCGGTTGAAGAAATTTCTAAATCTATAGAGACAATCGCTACAGGCACACAAGTAATCGCTGATAATTCCTTAGTTCTTCTTGAAACAGCAAAAGACATTGAGGTTACAGGGGAACATTTACAAACTGTTGTAGAAACTTATAAATATTAGAAATTCTCAAATAATTAATGGTTTTATTTGGAAGGCGCTGATTTTGAATCTAATCATTAAAAATTGATTGTTTCTTATCTCTATTTTTTCATTTATTTCATATTGAAATGAAATCTATATTTTTAAATAGCATTACGTGTGTTTTGCTTTTATCTTTTTATTCTTGTTCAACGCAAAAAGTATACATACCAAAAGAAAATCTTAATACTGCGCTAAACCCGCCACAATTTGTCAAAAAATTAGAGTTTTCCGAGTCTTTGCTTCCAGAGGTATCCGAACCTATAGAAAGACCCTCGTCTCATGGAGAAATGTATTATGGACTTCTTCGAGATAAAAAATCCAATCGAATTGTAAGAAGTATTGCTATACTCGTTGATTCAAAAGACTTAAATCTGAGCCCAGAAGAATATTTACATTATCCAGTTTACTATGCTGTGAATGTTTCGAAACATTTTTCTTTTGGTTATCGCTTTCGTACTGAGTATGATATTAGAAGGGCCGGAGATAGCTCTCCTGTTTATATGCCTGTGTATGCCACCTCGGCTGTAGTCGCCTTTGCTGCTTTTGGTATCGTATATGTTGCTTCTACTGGGACTGCTTTTGTGGTCGGTTTGGGAAAAGGAACTTATGAGTTCACCGAGGATATCATGGACGGAATCATTGTTTCTAATGA
This genomic window from Leptospira brenneri contains:
- a CDS encoding methyl-accepting chemotaxis protein, which gives rise to MSFQVKIPQNTTLSIKTDLAGKIVSVNEDLLRFSEFELNELLGQSFQKIQHPETPESIYINIQKTLKSNEPWNGFLKNQTKSGNYFWANTTITPYYDTEGNTLGYMYVIRSASERQITEGERFYLNPETIEAGFSLNPQKILYKFKIKTKLLFVFGLMAILMLVLGINLILIKNQEYEGAFNRLKGAEYNLSLAKLMRLTAKHRGFMARVLSGDLTAKEGAVAIEKELEVAFKVFLDLNETEGNRFQVYELSIEIFKNWNHLRDINANLTTKESYKEHVSLIKKMLNVNNEVGESSGLFLDPDKDTYFMIDVSLTKLPYLAEKLGQLRGTGLAYLVKGVNADPSEKNLIQEIMGSVLGHFESIAVSMSSITKFNPDSKTIVDAYKHAEGDFPSLRELIQSRIIKEKIPTVKPLEYYNATTNLVDQIFNVNELISKQLSEKFTERANLAKNSARAILVLTSVTLVLLVILQYLIIQSIMSVIRNSTNIISQIVRGSGELKENLDYGINDEIGGLLKWMGVFILNITEIVFVLRQVSGELSDKSKGAASLVRNYSVTTQDQAASTEETSAATEELAASVENVFVSISAQADHLKEIEKVTLDFKMAMSEVANAMMAMTNLTEEFYKKANDGMLTTKDTADSIYVVNKKAELIDEVVIIINEISERTNLLALNASIEAARAGELGRGFAVVAQEIGKLAEQTALNTRNIQSLTTDTKDAIKTSVGLMKNTEESFLDLLNNISKIQETAKLVRIAQDKQTSDTNRIVESVHRINENSLQILSAASQERIAVEEISKSIETIATGTQVIADNSLVLLETAKDIEVTGEHLQTVVETYKY
- a CDS encoding FAD-binding dehydrogenase, with translation MLHKKMEGLVVVVKRSDVIIVGAGIAGLVAAYECLNQGKSVLIIERNTEEHFGGLAKLSFGGMALVGTPLQKRLGIKDTPAIALEDWNSFANFGADDVLPKKWAEQYVHESVGQVYHWLANLDLNFFPVVNWVERGLYHRGNSVPRYHVLWGTGYRLVERFEELLKKYLQNGKLKYLFEHKVTDLIKENGRIVGCIAEQEKTESKDLLFYADHVIVATGGITGCLDKVREHWYKPWGQAPKEMLNGSHPYADGLVHEAVSRHGGNLTHLDKMWNYAAGIPNPKPQFEAHGLSLIPCKSALWLDHSGRRIGPEPMMTGFDTNELCRRISQLEKPHTWQLLNWRIAAKELAVSGSEHNPMIRDRKLVSFLKEILLGNHRLIRQLQKESDHFIVAKNLHELVDKMNQLNGDQSINYEVLKQEITQYDDVIKRGKGQWNDDQLRRILHARSWRSDKFRTCAPKPILDPSAGPLIAIKLRLITRKSLGGIQTDLQSRVLDKLGAPIDGLYAVGEAAGFGGGGASGFKSLEGTFLSGCILTARAAAKSIHENLS
- a CDS encoding thiamine pyrophosphate-binding protein, translated to MKKTGAWLVRYALEQIGVRYTFGIPGVHNTEIYDELNNSDSIQPMLVTHEGCGAFMADAISRTSDSIGTVVIVPAAGVTHAASGIGEAFLDGIPMLVIAGGVRSDSQFKYQLHDMDQHTLLKPITKKTFKVNTQEEVVKTLYEAYQIAVSGEPGPVFVEIPVNIQLYTGEVENLPSYEEYCKEKNITTLTFSESSLDEAVELLCKAKSPGLFLGWGAVDAADSSVEIAELIGAPVATTLQGLSAFPANHPLHCGMSFGPAAVPAATKAFSECDCLLAVGTRFAEIATASFGVTVPKNLIHIDINPNVFNANYPAKVTIQGDAKLILPELVKKLKAKILLNDLSRKDRMQIVSSEIKLNKQNYLEEWFQHDSKDRVNPARFFTALRTTLPDDGFVVVDDGNHTFLTAELMPIHKPRHMISPTDFNCMGYAVPATIATKLANPDKAVVSIIGDGAFLMTCMEIVTASTNNIGAVFAVFNDGELSQIAQAQQVPYNRKTCTVLGNTRFEGIALATGAEYLRIENNEDIERQLETAWNLAGQGRPVILDVHIDYSKKTRFTQGIVGTNLKRLPFAAKLRMIGRALVRRVTG